A window of the Streptomyces sp. NBC_00454 genome harbors these coding sequences:
- a CDS encoding BtrH N-terminal domain-containing protein gives MTALVYEDFGTGRHREASLIRHALGSVHDEALVAGLAGGIGFMYFVFEYAGRPPMPTIVAQAHPDPWVQVALGRLNIPYEATRSAKPRWNRVEAALDAGAPVFCTVNRSALPWHGPAAVAELAAADPYVVVVVGYEGDTYYVEDGAATPYAIDREEFGAAWSGHKKGRHQMVVTTGKPAGEPDLDAAIAHTVGRLTGPVLGNHFDVNFGFSGMEKFAAQLRDTTTKSGWERRFANPEAFALGTGRLHACLEEEWTAQGATRPLYADFLDLAGHPEAAGLFRSSGGQWSQLAELARTADPESDAAARRELFDACAELVDGALALEREAAGLLPEATPAA, from the coding sequence ATGACTGCGCTCGTATATGAAGACTTCGGCACCGGACGACACCGCGAGGCCTCGCTGATCCGGCACGCGCTCGGCAGCGTGCACGACGAGGCGCTGGTCGCGGGCCTGGCGGGCGGGATCGGCTTCATGTACTTCGTGTTCGAGTACGCCGGCCGCCCGCCGATGCCGACGATCGTCGCCCAGGCCCACCCCGACCCCTGGGTCCAGGTGGCCCTCGGCCGCCTGAACATCCCCTACGAGGCCACGCGCAGCGCCAAGCCCCGCTGGAACCGGGTCGAGGCCGCGCTCGACGCCGGCGCTCCGGTGTTCTGCACCGTCAACAGGTCCGCCCTGCCCTGGCACGGCCCCGCCGCCGTGGCCGAGCTGGCCGCCGCGGATCCGTACGTGGTGGTCGTCGTCGGCTACGAGGGCGACACCTACTACGTCGAGGACGGGGCGGCGACCCCCTACGCGATCGACCGCGAGGAGTTCGGTGCCGCTTGGTCCGGACACAAGAAGGGCCGCCACCAGATGGTGGTGACCACCGGCAAGCCCGCCGGGGAACCGGACCTGGACGCCGCGATCGCCCACACCGTCGGCCGCCTCACCGGCCCGGTGCTCGGCAACCACTTCGACGTCAACTTCGGCTTCTCCGGCATGGAGAAGTTCGCCGCGCAGCTGCGCGACACCACCACGAAGTCGGGCTGGGAGCGCCGGTTCGCCAACCCCGAGGCCTTCGCGCTGGGCACCGGACGGCTGCACGCCTGCCTGGAGGAGGAGTGGACCGCCCAGGGCGCCACCCGGCCGCTGTACGCGGACTTCCTCGACCTCGCCGGACACCCGGAGGCGGCCGGCCTCTTCCGGAGCTCCGGCGGGCAGTGGTCGCAGCTCGCGGAGCTGGCCCGTACGGCCGACCCGGAGTCGGACGCCGCCGCGCGGCGGGAGCTCTTCGACGCCTGCGCGGAGCTGGTGGACGGCGCCCTGGCGTTGGAACGGGAAGCGGCCGGACTGCTGCCGGAGGCCACGCCAGCCGCGTAG
- a CDS encoding DUF1304 domain-containing protein: protein MHTVATILIGLVAALHAYILVLEMFLWQRPPGRALHGFDADTARLTAPLAANQGLYNGFLAAGLVWSLVIDSLATQIFFLVCVIVAGVYGAATANRRILIAQALPGALALGAALLAA, encoded by the coding sequence GTGCACACGGTCGCAACGATCCTCATCGGCCTCGTCGCCGCACTGCACGCGTACATCCTGGTGCTGGAGATGTTCCTGTGGCAGCGGCCGCCCGGCCGGGCCCTGCACGGCTTCGATGCCGACACCGCCCGCCTGACCGCACCGCTCGCCGCCAACCAGGGCCTCTACAACGGGTTCCTCGCCGCAGGCCTGGTCTGGTCGCTCGTCATCGACTCACTGGCCACGCAGATCTTCTTCCTCGTCTGCGTGATCGTCGCCGGGGTGTACGGGGCCGCGACCGCCAACCGCCGGATCCTGATCGCCCAGGCCCTGCCCGGCGCCCTCGCCCTGGGCGCGGCGCTGCTCGCCGCGTGA
- a CDS encoding TetR family transcriptional regulator, translated as MARLRESLLAECGDRPLSEVSVSAVVRRAGVGRATFYLHYEDLTALAVDACADVVHAAVDALHAWQTGPSAPAPARPPAALAEFLAGAADRAPLHRTLLLPGGGGPLGERLYRELRARSRAERAAVGAPRPDLVASAVAAAFTGVLADWLHGQFPADLADPSELADRIWALLLALHRAG; from the coding sequence ATGGCGCGGCTGCGGGAGAGCCTCCTCGCGGAATGCGGGGACCGACCGCTCTCCGAGGTCAGCGTCTCGGCGGTGGTCCGCCGGGCCGGCGTCGGCCGCGCCACGTTCTACCTGCACTACGAGGACCTCACCGCGCTCGCGGTGGACGCGTGCGCCGACGTCGTGCACGCGGCGGTCGACGCCCTGCACGCCTGGCAGACCGGGCCCTCGGCCCCCGCTCCGGCCCGCCCGCCCGCCGCGCTGGCCGAGTTCCTCGCCGGCGCCGCCGACCGGGCCCCGCTCCACCGCACCCTGCTCCTGCCGGGCGGCGGCGGCCCGCTCGGCGAACGCCTGTACCGGGAGCTGCGCGCCCGCAGCCGGGCCGAGCGGGCGGCGGTGGGGGCACCCCGGCCCGATCTGGTCGCCTCGGCGGTGGCGGCCGCCTTCACCGGCGTCCTCGCGGACTGGCTGCACGGCCAGTTCCCGGCGGACCTGGCGGACCCCTCCGAGCTGGCGGACCGGATCTGGGCGCTGCTGCTGGCCCTGCACCGGGCCGGTTAG
- a CDS encoding AAA family ATPase, whose amino-acid sequence MTGTPDTRLIVLRGNSAAGKSSVAEQIRDRHGSGIALVGQDTLRRVVLRERDTPGAANIGLIGSVARYALDHGFHVIVEGILYADRYGPMLDALRRAHRGRTHFYYLDVPFEETVRRHAGKPCAAELGEAELREWYRPLDLLPGDWESIVEAADSLEDTVARVMEESGLASG is encoded by the coding sequence ATGACGGGCACGCCGGACACCCGGCTGATCGTGCTGCGCGGCAACTCCGCCGCCGGCAAGTCCTCGGTCGCGGAGCAGATCCGCGACCGCCACGGCAGCGGCATCGCGCTCGTGGGCCAGGACACCCTGCGACGGGTCGTCCTGCGCGAACGCGACACCCCCGGCGCGGCGAACATCGGGCTGATCGGCAGCGTGGCGCGGTACGCGCTGGACCACGGATTCCACGTCATCGTCGAGGGCATCCTCTACGCGGACCGCTACGGCCCCATGCTCGACGCCCTGCGCCGGGCCCACCGGGGGCGGACCCACTTCTACTACCTCGACGTGCCCTTCGAGGAAACCGTGCGGCGCCACGCGGGCAAGCCCTGTGCCGCCGAGCTCGGAGAGGCCGAGCTGCGCGAGTGGTACCGGCCGCTCGACCTGCTCCCCGGGGACTGGGAGAGCATCGTCGAGGCCGCGGACTCCCTGGAGGACACCGTGGCCCGGGTGATGGAGGAGAGCGGCCTGGCCTCGGGCTGA
- a CDS encoding cold-shock protein: MATGIVKWFNSEKGFGFIQQDDGGPDVFVHFSAIQTTGFKELAEGQKVEYDVTQGPKGPQAEQVVGL, translated from the coding sequence ATGGCAACAGGCATCGTGAAGTGGTTCAACTCGGAGAAGGGGTTCGGCTTCATCCAGCAGGACGACGGCGGTCCCGACGTGTTCGTGCACTTCTCCGCCATCCAGACCACCGGCTTCAAGGAGCTGGCGGAGGGGCAGAAGGTCGAGTACGACGTCACGCAGGGACCCAAGGGTCCCCAGGCGGAGCAGGTGGTGGGCCTCTAA
- a CDS encoding 2-oxoglutarate and iron-dependent oxygenase domain-containing protein: MGELATFRVPRRIAGTAADAVLGGAMVRAWQRDGIFQVAADCAQEARTRAALAASGRFFARPPAEKAAYVNDTSYSGYIASGEEVTAGRPDASEIFTITPDIDPGDPGAAAGLPCHGPVPWPGQEYRAAMEAYLAGVGGLGERLLRLVALGLGLGPAGIDRLAGLTRGGWHHMRVLRFPAAARTAERGIGAHTDYGLLVIAAQDEVGGLWVRPPVPGEPRPRNWLPGESSAGFAENRPGWTFVRPVPGVLTVFPGDILQFMTGGALLSTPHKVRLADRERHALAYFHEPRFGARIRPLDQGRAAEGTVIHYGEHFTRMFMRCYPQRATTRRIEAEGLLRSLAAAH; this comes from the coding sequence ATGGGCGAGCTCGCGACCTTCCGGGTGCCGCGGCGGATAGCCGGGACGGCGGCGGACGCCGTGCTGGGCGGGGCTATGGTCCGCGCCTGGCAGCGCGACGGGATCTTCCAGGTGGCCGCCGACTGCGCGCAGGAGGCCCGTACGCGGGCCGCGCTGGCGGCCAGCGGGCGGTTCTTCGCCCGGCCTCCGGCCGAGAAGGCGGCGTACGTCAACGACACCTCGTACAGCGGGTACATCGCCTCGGGCGAGGAGGTGACGGCGGGGCGGCCGGACGCCTCGGAGATCTTCACCATCACCCCGGACATCGATCCGGGCGATCCCGGCGCGGCCGCCGGGCTGCCCTGTCACGGCCCGGTCCCCTGGCCCGGTCAGGAGTACCGGGCGGCCATGGAGGCGTACCTGGCGGGTGTCGGCGGGCTCGGCGAACGATTACTGCGGCTGGTGGCCCTGGGGCTGGGCCTGGGACCGGCCGGCATCGACCGGCTCGCGGGGCTGACCCGCGGCGGCTGGCACCACATGCGGGTGCTGCGCTTCCCGGCCGCCGCACGGACCGCCGAGCGCGGGATCGGCGCCCACACCGACTACGGGCTCCTCGTGATCGCCGCACAGGACGAGGTGGGCGGGCTCTGGGTGCGGCCCCCGGTTCCGGGCGAGCCCCGCCCGCGCAACTGGCTGCCGGGCGAGAGCTCGGCGGGGTTCGCCGAGAACCGGCCGGGCTGGACCTTCGTGCGGCCGGTGCCCGGAGTACTGACGGTCTTCCCCGGGGACATCCTCCAGTTCATGACCGGCGGCGCCCTGCTGTCCACCCCCCACAAGGTGCGGCTGGCCGACCGGGAGCGCCACGCCCTCGCCTATTTCCACGAGCCGCGCTTCGGCGCCCGGATCCGCCCGCTCGACCAGGGCCGGGCCGCGGAGGGCACGGTGATCCACTACGGGGAGCACTTCACCCGGATGTTCATGCGCTGCTATCCGCAGCGGGCAACGACGCGGCGGATCGAGGCCGAAGGGCTGCTGCGCTCGCTCGCCGCGGCCCACTGA
- a CDS encoding HGxxPAAW family protein has translation MSAHGHVDLGHTVAGWTGTAIALVGSAAAGAALCASWTPGIWIGLLVVVVAGIVTWLLHLAGWGKPSGPRPEDQWDWRVRDTAAHGGHADCLGCRVSGPRRASAAALRPRSAASLPAADSSA, from the coding sequence ATGAGCGCCCACGGCCACGTAGACCTCGGCCACACCGTGGCCGGCTGGACCGGTACGGCAATCGCCCTCGTGGGCTCGGCGGCGGCGGGCGCGGCCCTGTGCGCGTCCTGGACCCCCGGCATCTGGATCGGCCTCCTGGTCGTGGTCGTGGCGGGGATCGTCACCTGGCTGCTCCACCTCGCCGGCTGGGGCAAGCCGAGCGGCCCCCGTCCCGAGGACCAGTGGGACTGGCGGGTCCGCGACACCGCCGCGCACGGCGGTCACGCCGACTGCCTGGGCTGCCGGGTCAGTGGGCCGCGGCGAGCGAGCGCAGCAGCCCTTCGGCCTCGATCCGCCGCGTCGTTGCCCGCTGCGGATAGCAGCGCATGA
- a CDS encoding MarR family winged helix-turn-helix transcriptional regulator, protein MQGKPRPAATVQEALSRMDRYVALGILGQQEVAQLLGLNVTDLTCLGHILGAGDSPLGAGDLAELTNLTTGAVTGVLNRLERAGYANRQPDPTDRRRVRVVADPAAAARVFAVYEPFYARLGAVFAEYSPDEIAVIADWFGRATAEVTAHLDRVRAAELGPVAP, encoded by the coding sequence GTGCAGGGCAAGCCCCGCCCCGCGGCCACGGTCCAGGAGGCGCTGTCGCGCATGGACCGGTACGTCGCCCTCGGCATCCTCGGCCAGCAGGAAGTCGCGCAGCTGCTGGGGCTGAACGTCACGGACCTGACCTGCCTGGGCCACATCCTGGGCGCCGGGGACAGCCCCCTCGGCGCGGGCGACCTCGCCGAGCTCACGAACCTCACCACCGGCGCCGTGACGGGGGTCCTCAACCGCCTGGAGCGGGCCGGATACGCGAACCGGCAGCCCGACCCCACCGACCGGCGCCGGGTGCGGGTGGTCGCCGACCCGGCGGCCGCCGCCAGGGTCTTCGCCGTCTACGAGCCCTTCTACGCACGGCTCGGCGCGGTGTTCGCCGAGTACTCCCCGGACGAGATCGCCGTCATCGCGGACTGGTTCGGGAGGGCGACGGCCGAGGTCACCGCCCATCTCGACCGGGTGCGGGCCGCGGAGCTCGGGCCCGTGGCCCCGTAG
- a CDS encoding DEAD/DEAH box helicase, whose product MKNPSPHGRFGIKPGAKAGPKGGAKGGGKTPRTLGPQGEYSMPRTTTPALPPVESFSELGLPPELVTTMADQGVAEPFPIQAATLPNSLAGRDILGRGRTGSGKTLAFGLALLARTAGQQADPKRPLALVLVPTRELAQQVTEALSPYAQALKLRIATVVGGLSIGKQTGALRTGAEIVVATPGRLSDLIGRRDVHLERVKIVVLDEADQMCDMGFMPQVTEILDQVHFAGQRMLFSATLDRNVDQLVQRYLKDPVGHSVDPQSASVSTMDHHVLHIHAADKVSAATEIAAREGRVLMFLDTKHGVDQFVKHLRAMGVRAEGLHSGKSQPQRTRTLGQFKDGLLNVLVATNVAARGIHIEDLDLVVNVDPPADSKDYLHRGGRTARAGESGKVVTLVTPNQRRDIVRLMADAKIRPTITQVRSGEAALSRITGAKAPSGVPLAGAAATDAKGRPSGTELGFRGIGTRPGRPGKGKESRKTIEARQAAEARAAARVRRGTK is encoded by the coding sequence ATGAAGAACCCGTCACCTCATGGGCGCTTCGGCATCAAGCCCGGAGCGAAGGCAGGCCCGAAGGGCGGTGCGAAGGGCGGCGGGAAGACCCCGCGGACCCTCGGCCCCCAGGGCGAGTACTCAATGCCCCGGACGACCACGCCGGCGCTGCCGCCGGTGGAGTCCTTCTCGGAGCTCGGCCTGCCCCCTGAGCTGGTGACGACGATGGCCGACCAGGGGGTGGCGGAGCCGTTCCCCATCCAGGCGGCGACCCTCCCCAACTCCCTCGCGGGCCGGGACATCCTCGGCCGCGGCCGGACCGGCTCGGGCAAGACGCTCGCCTTCGGTCTGGCCCTGCTGGCCCGTACGGCGGGACAGCAGGCGGATCCGAAGCGGCCGCTCGCCCTGGTCCTCGTACCGACGCGCGAACTGGCGCAGCAGGTCACCGAGGCGCTGTCCCCGTACGCGCAGGCCCTGAAGCTGCGCATCGCCACGGTCGTCGGCGGCCTGTCGATCGGCAAGCAGACGGGCGCGCTGCGCACCGGCGCCGAGATCGTGGTGGCCACCCCCGGGCGGCTCAGCGACTTGATCGGGCGGCGCGACGTCCACCTGGAGCGCGTGAAGATCGTCGTCCTCGACGAGGCCGACCAGATGTGCGACATGGGCTTCATGCCGCAGGTCACCGAGATCCTCGACCAGGTGCACTTCGCGGGCCAGCGCATGCTGTTCTCCGCCACCCTGGACCGCAACGTGGACCAGCTGGTCCAGCGGTACCTGAAGGACCCGGTCGGCCACTCCGTGGACCCGCAGTCGGCCTCGGTGTCCACGATGGACCACCACGTGCTGCACATCCACGCCGCCGACAAGGTCTCGGCCGCGACGGAGATCGCGGCGCGCGAGGGCCGGGTGCTGATGTTCCTGGACACCAAGCACGGGGTCGACCAGTTCGTGAAGCACCTGCGCGCCATGGGCGTACGGGCCGAGGGGCTGCACAGCGGGAAGTCGCAGCCGCAGCGCACCCGGACCCTGGGCCAGTTCAAGGACGGCCTGCTGAACGTCCTGGTCGCGACCAACGTCGCCGCGCGCGGCATCCACATCGAGGACCTCGACCTCGTGGTCAACGTGGACCCGCCGGCCGACAGCAAGGACTACCTGCACCGCGGCGGCCGCACGGCCCGCGCCGGGGAGTCCGGCAAGGTCGTCACCCTGGTCACCCCGAACCAGCGGCGCGACATCGTCCGGCTGATGGCCGACGCCAAGATCCGCCCGACCATCACCCAGGTCCGCTCCGGCGAGGCGGCGCTGAGCCGGATCACCGGCGCGAAGGCCCCGTCCGGCGTGCCGCTGGCCGGCGCCGCGGCCACCGACGCCAAGGGCCGGCCCTCGGGCACGGAACTCGGCTTCCGCGGGATCGGGACCCGGCCCGGGCGGCCCGGCAAGGGCAAGGAGTCCCGTAAGACCATCGAGGCCCGGCAGGCCGCGGAGGCCCGCGCGGCGGCCCGGGTACGACGGGGCACGAAGTAG
- a CDS encoding GNAT family N-acetyltransferase yields MSLALAEILDEAAAGRFPAPDGTTTVVPQPNPRDAGVLAFTAHSVVFTDEDPDWVRSTLAAIDCDALAATMNPRFLVALLDRTGRTHDTTDLLTVAEALPGQPALELREIEDPDHPRVRRARARRDGVRVWATPTGGGVVILGRGVAGRWETAVEVDEAARHRGLGRELARAARHLVPDGSPLWSQQSTGNTRSIRAFQAAGYRPVGAEALMLAPAPQDRAVAPA; encoded by the coding sequence ATGTCACTCGCACTCGCCGAGATCCTGGACGAGGCCGCCGCCGGCCGCTTCCCCGCGCCCGACGGAACCACCACCGTCGTGCCCCAGCCGAACCCCCGCGACGCCGGAGTGCTCGCCTTCACCGCGCACTCCGTGGTCTTCACCGACGAGGACCCCGACTGGGTGCGCTCCACCCTGGCCGCCATCGACTGCGACGCCCTCGCGGCCACCATGAACCCGCGTTTCCTCGTCGCGCTCCTGGACCGCACCGGCCGGACCCATGACACCACCGACCTGCTCACGGTCGCCGAGGCGCTCCCCGGCCAACCCGCCCTGGAACTCCGGGAGATCGAAGACCCGGATCACCCCCGGGTCCGCCGGGCCCGGGCCCGCCGCGACGGCGTACGGGTCTGGGCGACGCCCACCGGCGGGGGAGTGGTGATACTCGGCCGCGGAGTGGCGGGCCGCTGGGAGACGGCCGTCGAGGTGGACGAGGCCGCCCGGCACCGGGGACTGGGCCGCGAACTGGCCCGCGCCGCCCGCCACCTGGTCCCGGACGGGTCGCCGCTCTGGTCCCAGCAGTCCACCGGCAACACGCGCAGCATCCGCGCGTTCCAGGCCGCCGGATACCGCCCGGTCGGCGCGGAGGCCCTGATGCTCGCTCCGGCCCCGCAGGACCGCGCGGTGGCTCCGGCCTGA
- a CDS encoding SRPBCC family protein, which translates to MSETAITYTVYVQADPARVWQALTEPAFTRRYWGLDFETDWRVGSTMDWVERGARTSDPEQVVLECVPNRRLAYTWHTFTPQWAASAGIGEELRAELARERRTKVTYEIEPVGDTLARLTILHEDFEPGGTLIGMCGRAWPMLASSLKTLLETGAPLPEQGHANTQGAGGYESHETS; encoded by the coding sequence ATGAGCGAGACTGCGATCACCTACACCGTGTACGTCCAGGCCGACCCCGCCCGGGTGTGGCAGGCCCTGACCGAGCCCGCTTTCACCCGCCGCTACTGGGGGCTCGACTTCGAGACCGACTGGCGGGTGGGGTCGACCATGGACTGGGTGGAGCGCGGGGCGCGGACAAGCGATCCGGAGCAGGTGGTCCTGGAGTGCGTACCGAACCGGCGGCTCGCGTACACCTGGCACACCTTCACTCCGCAGTGGGCGGCCTCCGCCGGCATCGGCGAGGAACTCCGGGCCGAACTGGCGCGCGAGCGGCGCACGAAGGTGACGTACGAGATCGAGCCGGTCGGGGACACCCTCGCGCGGCTGACCATCCTCCATGAGGACTTCGAACCGGGCGGCACCCTCATCGGCATGTGCGGCCGCGCCTGGCCGATGCTCGCGTCCAGCCTCAAGACCCTCCTGGAAACCGGCGCCCCGCTGCCGGAACAGGGCCATGCGAACACCCAGGGCGCGGGCGGCTACGAGTCCCACGAGACGAGCTAG